The DNA region GGCTTCGTGGAAGGGGCTGCGGATGGCGAAGCGTGGGCCGAAAAAGAAGCGTACGACTCCTTCCCAGACGGGGGTGGAACCGCTGAGGAGCCAGAACATCATGATCGGCGGTCACCGCACGAGCATGCGGCTGGAACCATCGATGTGGGATGCTCTGGAGGACATCGGCCGTCGGGAGGGTCTGACCGTCAACCGTCTCTGCACCCAGATCAAGGAGCGGATCGAGGAACAGGCGCGCCGTCGGGGCATAAATCCGGAAGACGCGGATGTCACGCTGACATCCGCGGTTCGCGTCTTCATCGCCTCCTATTACCGCCGCGCCTGTACGGAGGATGGGCACATGCGCGCCGGCCATGGCGGCAGCGATCCGTTCATCGGCACGCCGTTCGACCTGCCGCCGGCCGACGAGGCCGACGGGGGCAAGGCCGCGGTCGCCGCCGAGGGCGGATACCCGCCGGGATCGGCATTGTCCAGTTCCGCCGGCTCCTCCCATCCCCGTCTGGACGCCTGACCGGCGCCGCTGCGGCGTCAGGGCGGTTCCGCGGGACAGCGAGTCTACTCCGCCGCCTCTTCGTGGGCGGCGTCTCCGTTTTCGGGATCGGCTGTCGGGCCGGTATAATGGCCGGGCCAGGTCTTGCGAGCCACCTCGCCGTTGCTGTCGAAGATGTGGCACATGTTCAGCAGCACCGGCCGCTTGCCATCGTCCCGCGGCCGTTTTCCGGCCGCCTTGGCGCGCTCGGCGGCCTCGCGGGACAGGATCGGGAAGATGGTCTGAAAGGCGGTGGTCGCCATCGGTCCCAGCAGTTCGACCAGATGGGTGCAACCCTTCGGTCCGCCCAGCCGGGCCTTCACGGCATTGGTCCAGCCGGGCGCGATGCGCAAGCCAACCAGCGCCTGGAATGCCGGTGTGATGCTGCCGCAGGCTTGGTAGGGGCTGTGCCGGGTCACCGCCTCCACCGCCTTGACGGTCATCGTGTCGTCGACCGTCAGGCGCATCCACATCTCGTGGACCGGCGTTCCGGGCTCCACATGACCGCGCTCATCCGTCTGGAAGCCATAGCTCTTGACGTCGGTCAGGTGGCCTTCGATGTCCCACAGCCCGTCGGCGCGCCGGAAGCCCTCGCAGGTGACGCGGCGGGTGTGGATCGGCTCGCGCGCGGCGGGGGCGGACAGCGAGGGCGCGGACATCGGGCGTTCCAGTTCAGCGGGAATAATGGCTCACCCTGGACTATCGGCGGGGCCGGGCGCCCGGTCAACCCGGCCCCGCCGCAATGCAGCGTTACCTATGGGTCAATCTTGCCGTCAACCCAGCGTCGCTTCCGCCGAATAGCCGGAGCCGAACATATAGGCCTCGCGGCTGCGCAACTCGTCCTCCAGATGGGTGCGCACCACCGCGAACAGGTCGCGGATCGACACCATGCCGACGACCTCGCCATCCACCGCCACCGGCAAGTGGCGATAATGGCGCCGCTCCATCAGGTCGAGTGCCGCCAGCGCGGTGGCCGAAGGTTCCAGCGTGTCGGGATCGGCGGTCATCACCGAGGACAGCGGGGTGGTTTCGGGGTCGAGGCCGGCCGCGACCACGCGGGTGGTCATGTCGCGTTCGGTGACGATGCCCTTCAGTGCGCGGCCTTCGGTGACCAGGACCGCGGCGATGCGCCGTTCCGCCATCAGCGTGGCGGCGTCGCGCACGGTGGCCCCCGGAGGCAGGCAGGAAAGCTCCTGGTTCCTGATGACATCAGGCATCAGTCGGCGTGTCGGCATGTGTCCCATCTCCTTCATGATTGCAGGTTTTGTGGACGAACGATGCACTCGACCGCGATTCCCCAGCGCGGCATGCCGATCCTGTCAGCTTTCTGTGCTGATCGTCAATGTAACTGATTGTTGTCTACTTGTTCAGTATGCCGGGTCCTCTTCGCCGGCGGAGCCGTTACTGGCCGGATTCCAGGCGCTTGCGCAGCCCGTCGAA from Azospirillum sp. B510 includes:
- a CDS encoding DUF2889 domain-containing protein; translated protein: MSAPSLSAPAAREPIHTRRVTCEGFRRADGLWDIEGHLTDVKSYGFQTDERGHVEPGTPVHEMWMRLTVDDTMTVKAVEAVTRHSPYQACGSITPAFQALVGLRIAPGWTNAVKARLGGPKGCTHLVELLGPMATTAFQTIFPILSREAAERAKAAGKRPRDDGKRPVLLNMCHIFDSNGEVARKTWPGHYTGPTADPENGDAAHEEAAE
- a CDS encoding ribbon-helix-helix domain-containing protein → MIGGHRTSMRLEPSMWDALEDIGRREGLTVNRLCTQIKERIEEQARRRGINPEDADVTLTSAVRVFIASYYRRACTEDGHMRAGHGGSDPFIGTPFDLPPADEADGGKAAVAAEGGYPPGSALSSSAGSSHPRLDA
- a CDS encoding CBS domain-containing protein encodes the protein MPTRRLMPDVIRNQELSCLPPGATVRDAATLMAERRIAAVLVTEGRALKGIVTERDMTTRVVAAGLDPETTPLSSVMTADPDTLEPSATALAALDLMERRHYRHLPVAVDGEVVGMVSIRDLFAVVRTHLEDELRSREAYMFGSGYSAEATLG